One stretch of Rhodoferax lithotrophicus DNA includes these proteins:
- a CDS encoding DODA-type extradiol aromatic ring-opening family dioxygenase produces MTQAPVFFISHGAPTFAMEPGMLGPRLTTLGQSLAEAKAVLVVSPHWQTRGVQVMTTAQPETIHDFGGFPAALYQLHYPAQGQPDMALEAARLLTEAGFATTQDDRRGLDHGAWVPLMHLLPAAHVPVFQVSMPHTLTTAQALHLGQALAPLRAQGVVIMASGSMTHNLYEFSPYATRVEPYAQEFAAWVRTAVLANAADSLVAYRQLAPHAQRAHPSEEHFLPLLAAFGARGGDTAHMIDDSITHGVLSMESYVWGMPA; encoded by the coding sequence ATGACCCAAGCCCCTGTTTTCTTTATTTCCCACGGTGCGCCTACGTTTGCGATGGAGCCTGGCATGCTCGGGCCACGTCTGACCACGTTGGGCCAGTCACTCGCTGAGGCCAAAGCCGTGCTGGTGGTTTCACCCCACTGGCAGACCCGTGGGGTGCAGGTGATGACGACGGCCCAACCCGAGACCATTCACGACTTTGGTGGTTTCCCGGCCGCGCTGTACCAGCTGCACTATCCTGCCCAAGGCCAGCCCGACATGGCGCTGGAGGCCGCCCGCTTGTTGACCGAGGCCGGTTTTGCCACCACGCAGGATGATCGCCGTGGGCTGGACCACGGTGCCTGGGTGCCGCTGATGCACCTGCTTCCCGCCGCCCATGTGCCGGTGTTCCAGGTCTCCATGCCGCACACGCTGACCACCGCCCAGGCGCTGCACTTGGGCCAGGCACTGGCCCCTTTGCGTGCGCAAGGGGTGGTGATCATGGCCTCGGGCAGCATGACGCACAACCTGTACGAGTTCAGCCCCTATGCCACACGGGTGGAGCCCTACGCCCAGGAATTTGCCGCCTGGGTGCGCACCGCCGTGCTGGCCAACGCGGCCGATTCACTGGTGGCCTACCGCCAGTTGGCCCCGCACGCGCAGCGCGCCCACCCGTCGGAGGAGCACTTTTTGCCGCTGCTGGCAGCGTTCGGTGCCCGGGGTGGTGACACCGCCCACATGATTGACGACAGCATCACCCACGGTGTGCTGTCCATGGAGTCTTACGTCTGGGGGATGCCCGCATGA
- a CDS encoding alpha/beta hydrolase produces the protein MNTTSARPGELLSDPQLGLSYRLVQPVPAKPRRCVILLHGVGSNEVHMASLATRMPADTLVVLARGLLTLGPGQYAWFRVAFGANGPSINKEEAEHSRQTLIQWLQKLQHHYGVSADHTVIAGFSQGGIMSASVGLSAPESVAGFGLLSGRILPELEPHLASPQRLARLKAFVGHGEQDAVLPVAWAHRSDALLSRLGVAHELHLYAMDHGISAEIHADFLTWLGTLSAPA, from the coding sequence ATGAACACCACCTCTGCCCGCCCTGGCGAACTGTTATCTGACCCCCAACTGGGGCTGTCTTACCGGCTGGTTCAACCCGTACCCGCCAAGCCGCGCCGTTGCGTGATCCTGCTGCATGGTGTGGGCAGCAACGAAGTGCACATGGCCAGCCTGGCCACCCGCATGCCGGCCGACACCCTGGTCGTTCTGGCCCGCGGCCTCTTGACCCTGGGCCCCGGTCAATACGCCTGGTTTCGCGTGGCCTTTGGGGCCAACGGCCCCAGCATCAACAAAGAAGAGGCCGAACACAGCCGCCAGACGCTGATCCAATGGCTGCAAAAGCTGCAGCACCACTACGGCGTGTCCGCTGACCACACCGTCATCGCAGGCTTCAGCCAGGGGGGCATCATGAGCGCCAGCGTGGGTTTGAGTGCGCCGGAATCTGTCGCCGGGTTTGGCCTGCTGTCAGGCCGCATCTTGCCGGAGCTGGAGCCGCATCTGGCCAGCCCGCAGCGGCTGGCCAGGCTCAAAGCCTTTGTCGGCCACGGCGAGCAAGACGCGGTGCTGCCGGTGGCTTGGGCGCACCGCTCTGATGCGCTGTTAAGCCGCCTGGGGGTGGCCCACGAGCTGCATTTGTACGCCATGGACCATGGCATCAGTGCCGAAATTCACGCCGACTTTTTAACCTGGCTGGGTACGCTCAGTGCCCCAGCCTGA
- a CDS encoding permease, translated as MKTLHAIPKSWPLRQPKLFLMLAAAAWLALYNALMPASEALVAALPLDRTSHLGGALQFFLYDTPKVLLLLTAVVFVMGMVNSYFTPERTRALLAGRSEGVANVMAATLGIVTPFCSCSAVPLFIGFVQAGVPLGVTFSFLISAPMVNEVALTLLFGMFGWKVALLYLGLGLTVAIVAGWIIGRLKMEAHLEDWVRDMPKMSASFEATGMTLGERMQGGFQAVKEIVGKVWPYILGGIALGGLIHGYVPEDFMASFMGKEAWWSVPLAVVMGVPMYTNAAGVIPIVQALLAKGAALGTVLAFMMSVIALSLPEMIILRKVLKVRLIATFVGVVACGILLVGFVFNAVL; from the coding sequence ATGAAGACCCTGCATGCCATTCCCAAGTCCTGGCCACTTCGCCAGCCCAAGCTGTTTTTGATGCTGGCCGCCGCGGCCTGGCTGGCGCTTTATAACGCGCTGATGCCGGCCTCGGAGGCGCTGGTGGCCGCTCTGCCGCTGGACCGCACCAGCCATCTGGGGGGTGCGTTACAGTTTTTTTTGTACGACACCCCCAAGGTGTTGCTGCTGCTGACCGCCGTGGTGTTTGTCATGGGCATGGTCAACAGCTATTTCACCCCCGAGCGCACCCGTGCGCTGCTGGCCGGGCGCAGTGAAGGCGTGGCCAATGTGATGGCGGCCACGCTGGGCATCGTCACCCCGTTTTGCTCTTGCTCGGCGGTACCGCTGTTTATTGGGTTTGTGCAGGCCGGGGTGCCGTTGGGCGTGACGTTTTCGTTTCTGATCTCGGCCCCGATGGTGAATGAGGTGGCACTCACGCTGCTGTTTGGCATGTTTGGCTGGAAAGTGGCGCTGCTCTATTTGGGGCTGGGCCTGACGGTGGCGATTGTGGCGGGCTGGATCATCGGGCGGCTCAAGATGGAAGCTCATCTGGAGGACTGGGTGCGTGACATGCCCAAAATGTCGGCCAGCTTTGAAGCTACCGGGATGACACTGGGTGAGCGTATGCAAGGCGGTTTTCAGGCGGTGAAAGAGATTGTGGGCAAGGTCTGGCCCTACATTCTGGGTGGTATTGCGCTGGGCGGGCTGATTCATGGCTATGTGCCCGAGGACTTCATGGCCAGCTTCATGGGTAAAGAGGCCTGGTGGAGCGTGCCTCTGGCGGTGGTGATGGGGGTGCCGATGTACACCAACGCAGCGGGCGTGATCCCGATTGTTCAGGCCTTGCTGGCCAAGGGCGCGGCGCTGGGCACGGTGCTGGCTTTCATGATGAGTGTGATTGCGCTCTCATTGCCCGAGATGATCATTCTGCGCAAGGTGCTCAAGGTGCGGCTGATCGCCACCTTTGTTGGCGTGGTGGCCTGCGGCATCCTGCTGGTGGGTTTTGTGTTCAACGCGGTGCTGTAA
- a CDS encoding thioredoxin family protein, which translates to MDIQVLGTGCSNCKTTIALIEQIAKAQGVPVTLSKVEELRDIMGFGVMSTPGVVINGKVVHAGGIPSRDKIEQWLAAA; encoded by the coding sequence ATGGACATCCAAGTACTCGGAACCGGTTGCAGCAACTGCAAAACCACCATCGCCCTGATCGAGCAGATCGCCAAGGCCCAAGGTGTGCCTGTCACCCTGAGCAAGGTGGAGGAGTTGCGCGACATCATGGGTTTTGGGGTGATGAGCACCCCCGGTGTGGTGATCAATGGTAAGGTGGTACATGCGGGCGGCATTCCCAGCCGGGACAAGATCGAGCAGTGGCTGGCCGCCGCCTGA
- a CDS encoding DUF2798 domain-containing protein → MHPQKKFHLVFSFVMGAMMISLMTLVITFVNLGLSSHFFQAWMKAFGIAYVVGVPVIFFLAPVARKLTGRILGVHPA, encoded by the coding sequence ATGCATCCGCAAAAGAAGTTCCACCTGGTGTTCTCGTTTGTCATGGGCGCGATGATGATTTCCCTGATGACGCTGGTGATCACCTTTGTGAATCTTGGCCTGAGCAGCCATTTTTTCCAGGCATGGATGAAAGCCTTTGGTATTGCCTATGTGGTGGGCGTGCCGGTGATCTTTTTTCTGGCCCCGGTGGCCCGTAAACTCACCGGGCGCATCCTGGGTGTTCATCCGGCCTGA
- a CDS encoding cation diffusion facilitator family transporter: MNHNHAHADTHAHHHHGHVHAPAAFNRAFAIGIALNAAFVMIEAFYGWKINSLALLADAGHNLSDVAGLVLAWAGALAGKVQPNAKHTYGFKRASILAAFVNALLLLVAMGSLGWEALGRLQSPESTQGWTIMAVAGVGIVINTATALMFMRGRKDDLNIRGAFMHMAADALVSLGVVMGGALYLWQGWAWIDPVMSLAIAVVIVLGTWSLFKQSLHMLFDGVPDGVDMVRVRKLLLGLPGVADVHDLHVWAMGTSDIALTAHVVTQPEGVDTSALLREAEEELHEHFEIRHVTLQVESPAYAQMCSLRPGHFCQKE, encoded by the coding sequence ATGAACCACAACCATGCCCATGCCGACACCCATGCCCACCACCATCATGGTCATGTACACGCCCCGGCAGCATTCAACCGTGCTTTTGCCATCGGTATTGCGCTCAACGCAGCGTTTGTGATGATCGAGGCGTTTTATGGCTGGAAGATCAATTCACTGGCGTTATTGGCCGATGCCGGTCACAACCTGAGTGATGTGGCCGGGTTGGTGCTGGCCTGGGCCGGTGCGCTGGCGGGCAAGGTGCAACCCAATGCCAAACACACTTATGGCTTCAAGCGGGCGTCCATACTGGCCGCGTTTGTGAATGCGCTCCTGTTGTTGGTGGCCATGGGGTCGTTGGGTTGGGAGGCTTTGGGCCGACTGCAGTCGCCCGAGTCCACCCAAGGCTGGACCATCATGGCCGTTGCCGGGGTCGGCATTGTCATCAACACCGCCACGGCACTGATGTTTATGCGCGGGCGCAAGGATGACCTGAACATTCGCGGTGCTTTTATGCACATGGCCGCTGATGCGCTGGTGTCGCTGGGGGTGGTGATGGGCGGGGCGCTGTACTTGTGGCAAGGCTGGGCCTGGATTGATCCCGTGATGAGTCTGGCCATTGCCGTGGTGATTGTGTTGGGTACCTGGAGCCTGTTCAAACAGTCGCTGCACATGCTGTTTGACGGCGTGCCTGATGGGGTGGACATGGTGCGGGTGCGCAAGCTGCTCCTGGGGCTGCCGGGCGTAGCCGATGTGCACGATCTGCATGTGTGGGCCATGGGTACGTCCGACATTGCGTTGACCGCACATGTGGTGACACAGCCTGAGGGTGTCGACACCAGTGCCCTGCTGCGTGAGGCGGAGGAAGAACTGCACGAACATTTTGAAATCCGCCATGTGACGCTGCAAGTCGAATCCCCTGCCTACGCACAAATGTGCTCACTCAGGCCGGGCCATTTTTGTCAAAAAGAATAG
- the mobB gene encoding molybdopterin-guanine dinucleotide biosynthesis protein B yields MKLFGIAGHSGMGKTTLLERLVPVMAARGLVVSLIKHSHKNIDIDRPGKDSYRLRESGCKEVLLLGNDRWALMHELRGAPEPSLDYLLDRMQHCDLVLVEGFKNGHFPKLEVWRESENKTTLWPDWPGIVAIASDKPPRTPEEVAVTPGLAQLDLSDTAAIAGFVLTHAATRQI; encoded by the coding sequence ATGAAACTATTTGGCATTGCCGGACATTCCGGCATGGGCAAAACCACCCTGCTGGAACGTTTGGTACCGGTCATGGCAGCGCGCGGTCTGGTGGTGTCGCTGATCAAGCACAGCCACAAAAATATCGACATTGACCGCCCTGGCAAGGACTCTTACCGCCTGCGCGAGTCAGGTTGCAAAGAAGTGCTGTTGTTGGGCAATGACCGCTGGGCACTGATGCACGAACTGCGCGGTGCACCGGAGCCGTCACTCGACTACCTGCTGGATCGCATGCAACATTGTGATCTGGTGCTGGTGGAGGGTTTCAAAAACGGCCACTTCCCCAAGCTGGAAGTGTGGCGCGAATCCGAGAATAAAACCACGCTGTGGCCCGATTGGCCGGGCATTGTGGCCATTGCCAGCGACAAACCACCACGCACACCTGAAGAGGTTGCGGTGACACCCGGTTTGGCACAGCTGGATTTGTCAGATACCGCCGCCATTGCGGGGTTCGTCTTGACTCACGCGGCAACACGCCAGATATAA
- a CDS encoding c-type cytochrome, with product MSRSIMTLASASALLALASLTCAHAAVDAEAAQALFKENDCTKCHSVDKAKKGPSLQKISEKYKGKADGQAKAIKNFTLGGMVKTSDGKEVEHKVLDSKDTAVQKNLADWILSH from the coding sequence ATGTCTCGATCCATCATGACCCTGGCCAGTGCATCTGCTTTGCTGGCACTGGCTTCCCTGACCTGCGCCCATGCTGCTGTGGATGCTGAAGCGGCCCAAGCGTTGTTCAAAGAAAACGACTGCACCAAGTGCCACTCTGTTGACAAAGCCAAAAAAGGGCCGTCATTGCAGAAAATATCGGAAAAATACAAAGGCAAAGCCGATGGTCAAGCAAAAGCCATCAAAAATTTCACATTGGGTGGAATGGTCAAAACCTCTGACGGCAAAGAAGTTGAGCACAAGGTGCTTGACAGCAAAGATACCGCGGTGCAAAAAAATCTTGCCGACTGGATCTTGTCTCACTAA
- a CDS encoding 4Fe-4S binding protein: MNTANGVDTAMGLTGLTPLPNGAHHSPEVVVFESLGCVLVLGDDASAGDVAQRVAQHQPTVVFAPGVDTREWGHRITAVGRKVTHLHGHMGAFQAEIHVGNEVTDIGVSSRNSSRYFDLVLDLGAQALITDEVKPYGYFSPGRDAAKLAQALVALRTLVGKFAQPRYLSYLPALCAHGASGLTGCSRCLSVCATQAIRCAGNSVKVDPFLCQGCASCAVSCPTGALSLKTSDRQALHDRIQAALASSGKGAALIVHATTLNKQTLLALSNHQVARLQVAPLPALGDELWLRALALGARVLILLDDALPEKTRSLLLDRLGQAQTVLTALGQNPERLAFLKPEALTEYLQKHPRAIPAAATPSAVATLKSWAKFKRIAWVDSLRLMGGDLRANPQMLPTGAPMGSVQVDAKRCTLCFACVNVCPTRALLDRHESTLQLVFQESACVQCGLCVKACPEQVLSLQARIAPEVFAHMTTEVVHQDEPISCTSCKAPFISRQLLESSLKRLQDHPVMAQGGRQTLMTCPACRQREMLAV, translated from the coding sequence ATGAACACGGCCAACGGAGTGGACACCGCAATGGGTTTGACAGGTTTGACACCCCTGCCCAACGGTGCCCATCATTCACCTGAAGTCGTGGTGTTTGAATCTTTGGGCTGTGTCCTGGTGCTGGGTGACGATGCCAGCGCGGGCGATGTGGCCCAACGGGTGGCACAACACCAGCCCACTGTCGTTTTTGCCCCGGGGGTGGATACACGCGAATGGGGTCACCGTATCACAGCGGTGGGGCGGAAAGTGACCCATTTGCACGGCCACATGGGGGCGTTCCAGGCTGAAATTCATGTGGGCAACGAAGTCACCGATATCGGCGTGAGCAGTCGCAATAGCAGCCGTTACTTTGACCTTGTGCTGGACCTCGGCGCTCAGGCCCTCATCACCGATGAAGTCAAGCCTTATGGCTATTTTTCACCAGGTAGGGATGCGGCCAAACTGGCGCAAGCCCTTGTCGCCCTCCGCACCTTGGTGGGCAAGTTTGCCCAGCCACGTTACCTCAGTTACCTGCCCGCCCTGTGCGCACATGGGGCAAGCGGCCTGACCGGGTGTTCACGCTGTTTGAGCGTGTGCGCAACACAGGCCATCCGCTGCGCGGGCAACAGCGTCAAAGTGGATCCCTTTTTGTGCCAAGGCTGTGCCAGTTGTGCAGTGAGCTGCCCCACGGGTGCCTTGAGCCTCAAAACATCAGATCGACAAGCCCTGCATGACCGCATACAAGCGGCCCTGGCATCCTCAGGAAAAGGTGCCGCTTTGATCGTACATGCCACCACACTGAATAAGCAAACCCTGTTGGCCTTGTCCAACCATCAAGTGGCACGCCTGCAAGTTGCACCCCTGCCTGCGTTGGGTGACGAACTTTGGTTGCGTGCCTTGGCACTGGGGGCGCGTGTGTTGATCTTGCTGGATGATGCTTTGCCAGAAAAAACACGTTCTTTGCTGCTGGATCGTCTGGGGCAAGCCCAAACAGTGCTCACTGCCTTGGGACAGAACCCCGAGCGGCTGGCCTTCTTAAAACCTGAGGCGCTGACCGAATATTTGCAAAAGCATCCCCGCGCCATACCAGCGGCAGCCACCCCCAGCGCGGTGGCAACACTGAAATCCTGGGCCAAATTCAAGCGGATTGCCTGGGTAGACAGCCTTCGCCTGATGGGTGGCGACCTGCGTGCAAATCCCCAAATGTTGCCCACGGGAGCCCCCATGGGCAGCGTACAGGTTGATGCCAAGCGCTGCACCCTTTGTTTTGCCTGTGTCAACGTATGTCCCACGAGAGCGTTGTTAGATAGACACGAGTCCACTTTGCAGTTGGTGTTTCAAGAAAGTGCCTGCGTACAGTGTGGCTTGTGTGTAAAAGCTTGTCCTGAACAAGTGTTATCGCTACAAGCCCGAATAGCGCCGGAAGTATTTGCCCACATGACGACCGAGGTAGTGCATCAAGATGAGCCCATTTCATGCACATCCTGCAAAGCACCTTTTATCAGCCGTCAACTGCTCGAATCAAGCCTGAAGAGACTCCAGGATCACCCCGTCATGGCACAAGGTGGTCGGCAGACTTTGATGACTTGTCCCGCTTGCAGACAACGGGAGATGCTTGCGGTCTAG